The Patescibacteria group bacterium genomic interval TAACTGTTGAAAATTTTCGACAGTTGACTGATCTACCACAGTTTAAAAAGTCAGCCAAATTCCAGGCGGAAATCAGCGCCGGTGAAGTTAATGGCGAAAAAATTATCGTAGCTAAGCCGCTGACCTACATGAATAATTCCGGAATCAGCATCGGCGCACTGGCCAAATTCTATAAAATAAAAACCGAAAATATCATCATTGTCCACGACGATAAGGATTTGTCTCTGGGTCGGTTGCGTTTGTCGCAAGACTCTTCGGCCGGCGGACATAACGGGGTCAAATCGATTATTGAACATCTGAATAGCCAAAAATTCTTGCGTGTTCGTTTGGGCGTCAAAACGCCGCTGTTGGATAAAGTTTCTACCGCCGATTATGTTTTGATGAAATGGAACAAAAACGAAATGATGGCAATCAAAGAGCAAACAAAAAAAGCCGCAGAAGCGACTTTAGCTATTATTACCGACGGATTGGCCAAGGCCATGAATCAATATAATTAAAAATGACGAGCATAATACTGTCTGCCAATAAGCGAAAATTATCAGGAGGGGGACAATAATCGCTAGTTAACAGACAGGATTATAACCGTCATTTGCTGTTTTTAATCAAATTATAGCCGATTTGTTTTACGACCCCATCTTAACAAATAACCCCAAACCCGTCAAGGCCTCGGGGTAAAAAATTAATAAATCATTAAAATTAAGATTTTTTCTTGATTTTTATCTTCTTAGTCGGCCATGATTAACGCGCCTTATTTAATAGCCTTGTCACAAATAAGTTTCTTAGGTCCTTCGCGTCTCAGGCGGCTGATTGATTTTTTTTCTGACCCCAAAGACGCTTGGACCGCCAAACTGCCGGAATTTTTGGCTGCAGGATTCAGTGAAAAGGAAGCGACTGATATAATTATAAAACGCCAGGAAATCAATCCGGAAAATGAATTAAAACGATTAGAACAAGCCGGCATTGGATTCATC includes:
- the pth gene encoding aminoacyl-tRNA hydrolase, whose amino-acid sequence is MYLIMGLGNPGKKYESTWHNLGWLTVENFRQLTDLPQFKKSAKFQAEISAGEVNGEKIIVAKPLTYMNNSGISIGALAKFYKIKTENIIIVHDDKDLSLGRLRLSQDSSAGGHNGVKSIIEHLNSQKFLRVRLGVKTPLLDKVSTADYVLMKWNKNEMMAIKEQTKKAAEATLAIITDGLAKAMNQYN